In Brassica rapa cultivar Chiifu-401-42 chromosome A06, CAAS_Brap_v3.01, whole genome shotgun sequence, a single window of DNA contains:
- the LOC103841465 gene encoding uncharacterized protein LOC103841465 gives MLQQLIQGQHLQGKVLNHVTTEINTRMNHMFRDLSTKYDNVASHMRQMDIQIAQTAESVTRQQIEKNTEPAVGTNSPGPEQPAQAVRPIPETVPPREYTPKVPYPVPANATRKERGDEVQKDAGGPNRLTPLDGCYPNDALHAQLYEGIDSGKISEESEFMTVSKEYSAVLQNRQIKKRGDPDKFVRSIQIGKTVFACSLVDLGSSVNLMPYYVERRLGYTHFKLTKMSLVFADRSVKSPVGFLEDLLVKVGNTSVPANFVILELK, from the exons ATGTTGCAGCAGCTGATCCAAGGACAACATCTCCAGGGGAAGGTTCTAAACCACGTTACTACCGAGATCAATACCAGAATGAACCATATGTTCAGAGATTTAAGCACCAAGTACGACAATGTCGCGAGCCATATGAGACAGATGGACATTCAGATTGCTCAGACTGCTGAGAGCGTTACAAGGCAGCAAA TTGAGAAGAATACAGAACCAGCAGTTGGAACCAATTCGCCAGGACCAGAACAACCAGCTCAAGCTGTTCGCCCGATCCCAGAGACTGTTCCTCCTCGCGAATACACTCCTAAAGTCCCTTACCCTGTTCCAGCAAATGCTACTCGTAAGGAGAGAGGAGATGAAGTGCAGAAAGATGCTGGAGGACCAAACCGTCTGACTCCCCTTGATGGATGCTATCCAAATGATGCCCTCCATGCGCAGCTTTATGAAGGGATTGACTCAGGAAAAATATCAGAGGAGAGCGAATTCATGACAGTTTCGAAGGAGTACAGCGCAGTACTTCAGAACAGGCAGATAAAGAAGCGAGGAGACCCCGACAAGTTCGTCCGCTCTATCCAGATTGGGAAGACAGTTTTTGCATGCTCCTTGGTTGATCTTGGATCCAGCGTGAACCTCATGCCCTACTATGTAGAACGACGTCTAGGATACACGCATTTCAAACTAACTAAGATGTCATTGGTGTTTGCGGATAGATCAGTCAAATCCCCGGTTGGTTTTCTAGAGGATCTCCTAGTAAAAGTCGGAAACACCTCTGTTCCAGCAAACTTCGTAATTCTGGAGctgaaataa